The Methanospirillum lacunae region CTGCCTGCGATGTGGGAAGAGTGAGTTTAATATTGTCAATATAGCCTTCAGCCTGGGGCCCTGATGTTCCATCACCAATCGAAGTGAGATATAATTGTGTCAAATCCTCCATCTTCCCAGATACTGGAGCCGAGGCAGTGAAAATGACATCAGGAGAGCCCTGCTCCTGTACAACAATGGATGCACGGCTATCTGCTGCGTAGTATGTCAGTTTTACATGGTAGGTTGTGTTGTCCTCAAACCTTACCGTTGAACCAGAACTACCAGTCGAGGGACTTGATCCAATAAGGTTAAGAGAATTCTCCTTTGAAACCGTTTTAAGATAAAAAAGTCTGCCATCTTTCTTGTTAGCCAGTTCCACCATTAAAAGAGGCCCTCTCTGGCTATCTTTCTTGTCTGTACCGATTCCGAATCTAAAGGTTGATCCGTCATCGGTTTTTTCCGGAGTCACATCAAACTCAAGAATAAACTGACCGTTCACCTTTTGAGGAAGAGCGTAGGCAGAATACCCGCCGGTGCCTCCTTCGAGAAGATAATGATATCTTCCGGTCTCAACTTCAGGGTAAAACCGGTCTTTGCTATTGGTGATCCAACCATCTCCATTTGTAAAGTCTGTTGAATAGACGACCGAACCGTCATCAGCAGGGGCAGCGGAGCAGGGGAAGGCTGCTGCTGCCAGGCAGAAGAACAGAATTACAAAGAACATGTGGGGGGTATACAGATGCATGATACTCAGATCTATTCTGACTGAAAGGATGAATATCTGCTCGTCAGGCAAGAATTTCTAATGCACTGACTGGTGAAAAAAGATGGTGTTATCCCCGCTGGAACTCTGAAATTCCACCCTGGAAGTTCATCGCCCGGCTTGACTTCTGGTAGAAGAACTTCTGATCGCTTCCTGGTCCAAGGCCGACAAACCTGAGCTTCGGGGTCTTGACATATTTGTACTCTTCTTGGTCGATGTAGAGTTTGTCATACACATCTCCTGCCGGTATTGTAAGGTTCAGAGTGGATGAGAAACTATCATATCCACCAACCTTGAAGTCGTTCACCGGACCACGGGCTATGATCTCCTCGTTCTTTACCAGTGTCACATCATTGAAATTAAACGCTACGAATTGATTTTTATCAGATGATATCGTTCCATCTGATGAGCCTCCACCATAAATGAGTTGGATGATGTCTCCGGGAGTGAATTGGTAGATCTTGCCTGCTATCTTGATAGAACTGACCGGATCAGTAATCCTCATTCTAATGTATCCGTCAGGTTCAAGGTTTCCGGCTACACTGTTTGTCATATAGACATCCATCTTGGTCGGAGCGGTTACGTTGATCCCAACAGGAGGAGAGAATTTGTTAGTCCCATACGCATTTGTGACTGTCAGGGTGACATTGTAATCCCCGCCATTTTGGAAGATGTGAACCGGGTTCTTATCTGTTGACTGGGTACCGTCTCCAAATGACCATTCATACTGTTTCGGACTTCCGGTTGATAGGTCAGTGAACTGCACGGTAAGCGGGGATTGTCCACTCTTTGGTTCTGCAAGATAGTTTGCCATCGGTGGCGAACCTATGATAACATAGTTTTCAGCAGTCTTTCGGTTTGATCCATACGAATTGGACACCAACAGGCTGACAGTATAGGAGTTTGGCACAAAGTATGTGTGAACCGGGTTCTGTAGTGTTGAGGTAGTACCATCACCAAAACTCCAGAGCCAGTTCCCGATCTTTCCATAACTCATATCGCGGAATGAGACGGTCAGTGGTGGATCTCCGACCAGTGGATCAGCAGTGAAATCAGCAGCTGGTGGCTGGTATGGATCAGCATCCTTGAATTGTACAGGAATGATAGTCGCTGCCGGTGCCGGTGTTGAGGTTGCCACAATCTCGACCGGAATTGGAGTTGCGCTTACCTTTGGTGGAGGGTCTATTCGTGCCTTGTCGATGAGAACGCTCTCACCCTTGTCAGTCATGTAATAGATCTCAACAACCCTGGGAGATTCTGGTGCCGGGTAGAAAAGTTGGACATTCTCTCCTTCAGACCAGGGCCAGGCTCCGTTCATGAAGTTGAGATTCTGATTGTTTACCACATCACCGTTGACCCTGACAACAAGACGGTCTGACGGAAGCGGATCTCCGCTTATGTGATGCATCACAATCGAATCACCTTCTCCCTCGATTGAGATGGACGCTTTCGGTATCTTCTCAGTGATCGGGTTCCATAAGACAAGAGAGAGCCCGAGACCAAAGAGGACAATCATGACCACCGCCAGTACGATGATCGTCTGCATTTGAGACATCGCCTGATCATATCGCATTATTGAATCACCCATCCGAATAATTTGAGGTTGCTGCCCCATTTTCAGCAACCTTCAGAATCGTTTTGTTAATGTTGAACCTGCTTCTATTTGTTTGATAGTAAAATCATTACATTGATAAAGTGGAGACTTCATACGACCCCACACCGCCTCTAAAGGTGAATCCTGCCGCATCCTGCACACTGAAGAGAAGTTTACCGTATGAATCAAGGCCCACGTTACTGAAGATGATCTGCTGGCCTGGTGCTGCATTTACCACCGGCTGGCCTCCAACGAGGCCCTTCGCACCATCTCTGCCTGCTATTGCTTTGATGGTGAGATCTGCTGTTTCAAACTGGAGGTACTGATCGATATTGATGACTGATACAGTTCCCGTCTCAACTTCTTCTCCATTTACAACCATGGTAACATTTCCATAATTACAGTTAAGGACGGCATTTGATACAACCGTCAGATCTCCATTTCCTCCGCTACCAAGAATTAGTTCAACATGATCTCCAGCATTAAGATAATGATCACGTCCTGCGATCCTAATGTTGGTTCCCGGGCCCTTTACTGTGAAGAAGAGCTTCGCATCAGCACTAATCTGTGCCTTACCGGTTCCCTGGATAATAGTGTCCTGCCTAAGTGATGGAGCAACAGTCACCTGTCTGGTCTGAGGAACTGAATCATCCTCTGGATCACAGAATCTGACATCAAGAGAGATATTGTATGCGCCCGGGAATGGGTAGACATGAGTCGGACTCCGTTTCATTGTAGTTGTGCCGTCGCCAAAGTTCCAGACCCGGTTTCTGATACAGCCGGTTGAGAGATCATTACACTGAACAGTTAGCGGTGCAGCTCCAGATACAGGCTGAACATCCATACTTACTCCTCCCATTGTAACAGGTGCTACAATTGGGACCTGCGTCTGGGCTGGTGTCTGTGGCACAGGCTGCAACGGCACTTCAGGTGAAGCTGGCTGCTGGCTTGCCGGCGGGGGAGTTACAGGTGAAGTATTCTGAGGAGGAGCCTGCTGATCCGGAGTTATCATCGGCAGTGGTGTTGGAGTCGAAACTGGTTGGACCGTTGTTGTATAAACGGTATACTCGGTTGACTTTGGTTTATAGAGCAGAGTTACAACTGCCGGCTTGGTATATCCTGATGTGTCTACTCTGAGCACTGTCCCTGACGACCAGGGCCATGATCCCCCACCCATGAGCATATATTTATCAGATGATGCAGCTGCCCCGTTGACCTGAACTGTAAGGAATTCCTCGCTTAGTGGTGCCCCTCCGGCATGGTAGAGGAAGAGATCCTCTCCGGTCTGACTTGGATTAATAATTACATCAGGAGCTTTATCGGAGAATGCCGGGAGTACAAAGAGGATAGCTGCAACAAGTATTGCTGCTATGGCTACCGCAGCGACGATGAGATACCTGATATCTATTTCAAGTCCCTCTTTTTCTTTTGCCGGTTCAGGCTCTTTTACCTGTTCCTGCACATTTTTATCGATTGCTGGTTCTTCTTCTGTATCATCCAGTTCCAACTCATCATCAAATGAGTCGTCTGTTGACTCTTCGGTATGCTTTTGTGCCTGATCCTGGGCCGATTCTGCAATCAGCTCCTCATCATCAAGCAGTTCAAGCATATCATCTTCTTCTTCATTCATGGAATAACTCCAGACTATCCCGGGGCGGCAGGCAGATAAACAGGGTAGATATCTGTATGATACCTATATTAAAGATCTTATATAAAATATGGCACGTAAAAGAAAAGGTAATAGTGTATTATTTCCGGCCGTTTACGCCATAACCCCTTATACGATGAAGTGCGTCATTTACCGTCAGTACTTTCTGTTCGTTTTTATTGATCCGATTATCGCCTTATTTTACAAAAATGCGTA contains the following coding sequences:
- a CDS encoding PKD domain-containing protein; this encodes MNEEEDDMLELLDDEELIAESAQDQAQKHTEESTDDSFDDELELDDTEEEPAIDKNVQEQVKEPEPAKEKEGLEIDIRYLIVAAVAIAAILVAAILFVLPAFSDKAPDVIINPSQTGEDLFLYHAGGAPLSEEFLTVQVNGAAASSDKYMLMGGGSWPWSSGTVLRVDTSGYTKPAVVTLLYKPKSTEYTVYTTTVQPVSTPTPLPMITPDQQAPPQNTSPVTPPPASQQPASPEVPLQPVPQTPAQTQVPIVAPVTMGGVSMDVQPVSGAAPLTVQCNDLSTGCIRNRVWNFGDGTTTMKRSPTHVYPFPGAYNISLDVRFCDPEDDSVPQTRQVTVAPSLRQDTIIQGTGKAQISADAKLFFTVKGPGTNIRIAGRDHYLNAGDHVELILGSGGNGDLTVVSNAVLNCNYGNVTMVVNGEEVETGTVSVINIDQYLQFETADLTIKAIAGRDGAKGLVGGQPVVNAAPGQQIIFSNVGLDSYGKLLFSVQDAAGFTFRGGVGSYEVSTLSM
- a CDS encoding PKD domain-containing protein, with the protein product MRYDQAMSQMQTIIVLAVVMIVLFGLGLSLVLWNPITEKIPKASISIEGEGDSIVMHHISGDPLPSDRLVVRVNGDVVNNQNLNFMNGAWPWSEGENVQLFYPAPESPRVVEIYYMTDKGESVLIDKARIDPPPKVSATPIPVEIVATSTPAPAATIIPVQFKDADPYQPPAADFTADPLVGDPPLTVSFRDMSYGKIGNWLWSFGDGTTSTLQNPVHTYFVPNSYTVSLLVSNSYGSNRKTAENYVIIGSPPMANYLAEPKSGQSPLTVQFTDLSTGSPKQYEWSFGDGTQSTDKNPVHIFQNGGDYNVTLTVTNAYGTNKFSPPVGINVTAPTKMDVYMTNSVAGNLEPDGYIRMRITDPVSSIKIAGKIYQFTPGDIIQLIYGGGSSDGTISSDKNQFVAFNFNDVTLVKNEEIIARGPVNDFKVGGYDSFSSTLNLTIPAGDVYDKLYIDQEEYKYVKTPKLRFVGLGPGSDQKFFYQKSSRAMNFQGGISEFQRG